In the genome of Henningerozyma blattae CBS 6284 chromosome 5, complete genome, one region contains:
- the IML1 gene encoding GTPase-activating protein IML1 (similar to Saccharomyces cerevisiae IML1 (YJR138W); ancestral locus Anc_4.373), protein MFSSLRKKNKSQDNTKNNLSNPRVSSEIPVTGSSQRSVNASLNSSIRPNPLLTTNTTNVNTLSLVSGNLVVGSNKKSDPNTSAFSNPREPVEKSNTSEPFKGLKASDFSSRFGHSKPSNNSTISVNFNDNNTNTHLDVKDDSLAIHGEDSQYRHVALELSYHEQRYSNEAILVNTDLIPGCKDGDLCELKTFHKDKISYLNNLDPNYQDIKKDRKYFKRIFFIAKDLKLHCNTNNNNGNDNSNDNNLNSNNTDNINNNNNINNNNNNNNNNNNNNNNNNNDNNISNNNIANNTNTANTVNVSNNPNTSSVMNINLNTNDLGKHLLGTQKLSNNPLNTIQISILQGHLQTTLGLPSRSTIWVRVKEKKISELVDLVELHIRDYLLNRGDMWGLSSTMQDTCVYTGQKLNFINSSIRTTIKAIYKNGRKVFSGYIGESTKIVFRSDSARLIFLVQITEEMWNFEENGEQLFQKLVNSFFPKIFQKWKSIDTHHTISIAFCISMDLSDSESYKTLKPGEKLKNTTDFYRVVVDQVSIIHWIHIMNTLKREFMTLLKDLKNHKEIVNGIEITNLKGNITPAIKSNFLEMINFASTYLMDPFRQIDLKKTATHLMIVTPGAGLYDVDFDLLKLTTKKLLSMEIGIDLISLSSSPLHIVPLFRYLDYQGKLHHCIPTWVSIFFWNESHKNAVEKWQPRCKFYNLQMTGLSEKELLKEIELDYLSTDSYLGKEPESVSEFMHHYDNNLYFLPHRSNGQDAHDISHSTTYQHTTMHKVYGNSTREELLTSTANILTTKVRQNYWADIMDKRKPKSLQVSSNLTWNTSKFAKPIVEEVQKPKVLADMQIFNGEEDSIPNSSDSDIPIGNEQLNTQKSYQTVSNESSIAVDSLKVITKKNHVKDLTHKLVNKFLPEWTFDRTSSTQEYHPDGQDSNDKNNETNLPSHRRKILMSITGSSSSYSVGSKEQQLVVNSVEQLRLDSTTNIGAHRYMGPLKQASVSPIKSVSTFTSRDNEAYYSKNRTWVEIKNPSFPITNDIADFFIPIRWRNVYPKYLPKKYSKWKSFSTPAELPSTVNDFPNKEDFENNFIFRNHSVTPNIDQEPYNRSGRELLFNMIYIRLVAGFQICIGPKVEKIESSKGTNSEKCSVSRYVTNNIVGSTFYLKMDSEIHRLACEVEGTIDVQRYLRSDELNPYDQVPSYMPMVKTKYEKLYRAIKTDPIHLCRKSRNWNQIDQIIAGYGEYLRSDDEEWLGFRAKFIVVPNDLVPTTNYSTIVNGRNEVLSPEELRLEGLRRLITSINRSKVCTSKEKADKKNIKDEFIPEITFYTGSLFNLIKEQKESLEKSKMSFKDSIFSRIRRQLTKETELTALAKKLQQKDGGLCLNTRTWHWKKFKNCFVGSDMVTWLLQNFLDIDSREEAIEYGQQLLDKGMFSHVFNKHGFLDGHYFYIMSNEYIIEDRHLEKSNSGSRGYKDNVSILRTESNECDSNNDNVSNLSPMRSRTIKVTEVSSNINDNSESGSKPIVMLSNSLNINFDTGGHSRKLELGVVHYDRVHNPDHCFHLRLEWLTSTPKLIDDLIGNWSRICERYGLKLIEVPWEELSKMPYYNPFHSFVQLETVINPWEDAEFNIPEIYEESKYYYHSYLLTSFGFSLDNRASTFLHSSDFDFEVRYSWGKPQFKYVQYIHTGGSSIAEIRENGRLFLAPNNAYISRMNQGNVVGKSRKSMTSSVDSESIVLKLKETCSSYEKLRPVFLEAKELFLNQQAIGEEL, encoded by the coding sequence atgttttCCAGCCTTcgaaagaaaaataaaagtcaAGACAATACTAAAAATAACTTGTCTAACCCTAGAGTTTCATCAGAAATACCAGTAACAGGTTCTAGTCAAAGATCTGTAAATGCTTCATTAAATTCTAGTATTCGTCCAAACCCTTTATTAACAACAAACACTACAAATGTAAATACACTATCGCTGGTATCAGGTAATCTAGTAGTTGGctctaataaaaaaagtgaTCCCAATACTAGTGCTTTTTCAAACCCGCGTGAGCCTGTAGAGAAATCAAATACTAGTGAACCATTTAAAGGCTTAAAAGCGTCTGATTTTTCAAGCAGATTTGGACATAGCAAGccttcaaataattctactATTTCTGTGAATTTTAATGacaataatactaatacaCATTTAGATGTGAAAGATGATTCTCTAGCAATTCACGGTGAAGATTCGCAGTATCGGCATGTAGCTTTAGAATTATCCTATCATGAACAACGATATTCTAATGAAGCTATACTTGTTAATACAGATCTGATACCAGGTTGTAAGGATGGTGATTTATGTGAATTGAAAACTTTCcataaagataaaatatcttATCTTAATAACTTGGATCCAAATTAccaagatattaaaaaggatagaaaatattttaaaagaatatttttcatcgCAAAAGATCTTAAATTACATTGTaacacaaataataataatggtaatgacaatagtaatgataataatttaaatagtaaCAATACtgataatatcaataataataataatatcaataataataataataataataataataataataataataataataataataataacgataataatataagcaacaataatattgcCAATAACACAAATACGGCTAATACAGTTAATGTTTCGAATAACCCTAATACAAGTAGTgtaatgaatataaatttaaatactaATGATCTTGGTAAGCATTTATTAGGTACgcaaaaattatcaaataatccCTTAAACACTATTCAGATATCTATCTTACAAGGCCATCTACAAACTACTTTAGGTTTACCGTCAAGGTCAACTATTTGGGTCAGagttaaagaaaaaaaaataagtgAGCTTGTTGATCTTGTAGAATTACATATTAgagattatttattaaatcgTGGAGATATGTGGGGGCTATCCTCGACCATGCAAGATACCTGTGTTTATACTGGTCagaaattgaatttcatAAACTCAAGTATCAGAACTACTATAAAAgctatatataaaaatggCAGGAAAGTATTTTCTGGTTATATTGGTGAGTCTACGAAGATAGTATTTAGGTCAGATTCTGCCcgattaatttttctagtTCAAATAACTGAAGAAATGTGgaattttgaagaaaatggaGAGCAATTGTTCCAAAAACTTGTTAACTCATTTTTCCCcaagatttttcaaaagtgGAAATCAATTGACACTCATCATACTATATCTATTGCATTTTGTATTTCAATGGACTTATCTGATTCTGAAAGTTATAAAACGTTGAAACCTGGcgaaaaattgaaaaatactaCAGATTTTTATCGTGTTGTGGTCGATCAAGTTAGCATAATTCATTGGATTCATATCATGAATACTTTAAAAAGGGAATTTATGACATTATTAAAGGATTTAAAGAATCATAAAGAAATTGTTAATGGTATTGAGATTACAAATTTGAAGGGCAATATTACACCTGctattaaatcaaattttctGGAAATGATTAATTTTGCAAGCACATATTTGATGGATCCATTTAGGCAAATAGATCTTAAAAAGACAGCAACTCATTTAATGATTGTCACTCCAGGCGCGGGGCTATATGATGTCGATTTTGACTTGTTAAAACTAACTACGAAGAAGCTGTTATCTATGGAAATTGgcattgatttaatttctttatcatcatcaccatTGCATATAGTTCCATTGTTTCGTTATCTGGATTATCAAGGTAAGTTGCACCATTGTATCCCAACTTGGGTTAGtatctttttttggaaTGAATCTCATAAAAATGCTGTTGAAAAATGGCAACCAAGATGTAAATTTTATAACTTACAAATGACAGGTCTAAGTGAAAAGGAGTTATTGAAGGAAATAGAATTAGACTACTTGAGTACTGATTCTTACCTTGGAAAAGAGCCTGAATCGGTTTCTGAATTCATGCATCACTATGATAACAACCTATACTTTTTACCTCATAGAAGTAATGGCCAAGATGCGCATGATATATCACATTCTACTACTTATCAACATACAACAATGCATAAAGTGTACGGAAATTCTACAAGAGAAGAATTGCTAACTTCTACAGCTAACATTTTGACAACAAAAGTTAGGCAGAATTATTGGGCAGATATAATGGATAAACGAAAACCAAAATCTCTTCAAGtatcttcaaatttaacATGGAATACTTCTAAATTTGCTAAGCCTATTGTTGAAGAGGTGCAAAAACCAAAAGTACTGGCTGATATGCAAATTTTTAACGGAGAGGAAGATAGTATACCTAACTCCTCTGACTCGGATATTCCAATTGGAAACGAGCAGTTAAATACCCAAAAATCCTATCAGACAGTATCAAATGAATCATCTATTGCGGTAGACTCTTTGAAAGTTATTACTAAGAAGAATCATGTGAAAGATCTCACGCATAAACTAGTTAATAAGTTTCTGCCAGAATGGACATTTGATAGAACTTCATCCACGCAAGAATATCATCCAGATGGACAAGATagtaatgataaaaataatgagaCTAATTTACCTAGTCACCGTAGAAAAATACTTATGTCAATCACTggttcatcatcatcttaTTCTGTAGGTTCaaaagaacaacaattagTCGTGAATTCTGTAGAACAGTTAAGACTTGATTCAACCACAAACATTGGAGCACATAGGTACATGGGGCCTTTAAAGCAAGCATCTGTATCACCCATAAAATCTGTCAGTACTTTTACTTCAAGAGATAATGAAGCTTATTATTCTAAAAATCGTACTTGGGtggaaattaaaaatccATCTTTTCCAATAACCAACGATATTGCCGATTTTTTCATTCCAATACGTTGGAGAAATGTGTATCCAAAATATTTGCCCAAGAAATATTCTAAGTGGAAATCTTTTTCAACTCCAGCTGAATTGCCATCTACTGTTAATGATTTCCCAAATAAggaagattttgaaaataattttatatttcgAAATCATTCAGTGACTCCAAATATTGATCAAGAGCCCTACAACAGATCAGGtagagaattattattcaatatgATTTATATTAGGTTAGTAGCAGGGTTTCAAATATGCATTGGGCCTAAGGTAGAGAAAATTGAATCATCTAAAGGCACGAATTCCGAGAAATGTTCTGTTTCAAGGTATGTgactaataatattgtgGGTAGCACTTTTTACTTAAAAATGGACTCCGAAATTCATAGACTTGCATGTGAAGTCGAAGGAACTATCGATGTTCAAAGGTATCTGAGAAGTGATGAGCTTAACCCATATGACCAGGTCCCAAGTTATATGCCAATGGTTAAAACCAAATATGAGAAACTGTATAGAGCAATTAAAACCGATCCAATTCATCTCTGTAGAAAATCTCGTAATTGGAATCAAATTGATCAAATAATTGCTGGCTACGGCGAATATCTGAGGAGTGATGATGAGGAATGGTTAGGTTTCAGAGCAAAATTTATTGTTGTCCCAAATGACCTTGTCCCAACTACTAACTATTCAACTATTGTGAATGGTAGAAATGAAGTTTTATCTCCAGAAGAATTAAGACTAGAAGGTTTAAGACGTCTAATCACTTCTATTAATCGCAGCAAAGTGTGCACTAGTAAAGAAAAGGCagataaaaagaatatcaaGGATGAATTTATTCCTGAAATTACGTTTTATACAGGATCGTTATTTAACTTAATTAAAGAGCAAAAGGAATCCTTGGAGAAATCAAAAATGAGTTTTAAagattcaattttttcaagaattaGAAGACAATTGACCAAAGAAACTGAGCTAACGGCATTGGCTAAAAAATTGCAACAAAAGGATGGGGGATTATGTTTAAATACTAGAACATGGCATTGGAAGAAGTTTAAGAATTGTTTTGTTGGTTCTGACATGGTAACCTGGTTACTGCAAAATTTTCTAGATATTGACTCAAGAGAGGAGGCCATTGAATATGGGCAGCAATTACTAGATAAAGGTATGTTTAGTCATGTATTCAATAAGCATGGGTTTTTGGATGGTCACTATTTTTATATCATGTCgaatgaatatattattgaGGACAGACACTtggaaaaatcaaattcgGGCTCTAGAGGCTATAAAGACAATGTTTCTATTTTGAGAACAGAAAGTAATGAGTGTGatagtaataatgataatgttTCTAATTTGTCTCCAATGCGGTCCAGAACAATTAAAGTTACAGAAGTGTCATCTaatataaatgataattcaGAAAGCGGTTCAAAGCCAATTGTAATGTTAAGTAATTCCTTAAATATCAACTTTGATACTGGTGGGCACTCAAGGAAACTAGAATTGGGGGTGGTACATTATGATAGGGTCCATAATCCAGACCACTGTTTTCATCTTCGTTTGGAATGGTTAACATCTACTcctaaattaattgatgatttaataGGTAATTGGTCCAGAATTTGTGAAAGGTATGGATTGAAGTTAATTGAAGTTCCGTGGGAAGAACTTTCCAAAATGCCTTACTATAATCCGTTTCATTCATTTGTTCAGTTAGAAACAGTTATCAATCCTTGGGAGGATGctgaatttaatattccTGAAATATATGAAGAGagtaaatattattatcattccTATCTATTGACATCATTTGGATTCTCACTAGATAATAGAGCATCAACCTTTCTTCATTCATCAGACTTTGACTTTGAAGTTCGATATTCTTGGGGTAAGCCACAGTTTAAGTACGTCCAATACATACATACTGGAGGTTCAAGTATTGCAGAAATTAGAGAAAATGGAAGATTATTTTTAGCGCCAAACAATGCATATATTTCAAGAATGAATCAAGGTAACGTTGTGGGTAAGAGCAGAAAATCAATGACCTCATCTGTTGACTCTGAATCTATTGTTCTAAAATTGAAAGAGACATGTAGCTcatatgaaaaattaaggCCTGTATTTTTAGAAGCTAAAGAACTATTTTTAAACCAGCAAGCTATTGGGGAAGAGCTATAA
- the HOM6 gene encoding homoserine dehydrogenase (similar to Saccharomyces cerevisiae HOM6 (YJR139C); ancestral locus Anc_4.374), producing MSTKSVNVAVIGAGVVGTAFLDQIIAMKSSINYNLIVVSETEHCLISKDYSPLALNAQWRKTLDASSAKALSMEEMLEYLKKSPIPAILVDNTSSAYISGYYTKFVEAGISIATPNKKAFSSDMTTWNTLFSNKPSNGLVYHEATVGAGLPIIGTLRDFLQTGDEVEKIEGIFSGTLSYIFNEFSTTKPNDIKFSDVVKVAKELGYTEPDPRDDLNGLDVARKVTIVARISGLNVESPTSFRVQSLIPKPLESIESSEQFLEKLPQYDNELTKLKEEAAAENKVLRFIGKVDVPTQTVSVGIEKYDYSHPFAALKGSDNVISIKTKRYTNPVVVQGAGAGAAVTAAGVLADTIKIAQRIAI from the coding sequence ATGTCTACAAAATCTGTTAATGTTGCTGTCATTGGTGCAGGTGTTGTTGGGACTGCTTTCTTGGACCAAATCATCGCCATGAAATCATCTatcaattataatttaattgtcGTTTCTGAAACTGAACATTGCCTAATCTCTAAGGATTATTCTCCTTTGGCTCTCAATGCTCAGTGGAGAAAGACTCTGGATGCTAGCAGCGCAAAAGCTTTGTCAATGGAAGAAATGCtagaatatttgaaaaaatctcCAATTCCTGCTATATTAGTCGACAATACATCAAGCGCTTATATTTCTGGTTATTATACAAAATTTGTGGAGGCTGGTATCTCTATTGCTACCCCAAACAAGAAAGCCTTCTCTTCTGATATGACTACATGGAATACGTTGTTCAGCAACAAACCAAGCAATGGACTGGTTTATCATGAAGCTACCGTTGGTGCTGGCTTACCAATTATTGGGACTTTAAGAGATTTCCTACAAACTGGAGATGAAGTGGAAAAAATTGAGGGTATCTTCTCTGGTACATTATCCtatattttcaatgaaTTTTCCACCACCAAGCCAAATGATATTAAGTTTTCTGATGTTGTTAAAGTAGCAAAAGAATTAGGTTACACCGAACCTGATCCTAGAGATGATTTAAATGGTTTAGATGTTGCTAGAAAAGTTACCATTGTTGCTAGAATTTCTGGCTTGAATGTTGAATCTCCAACTTCTTTCCGAGTACAATCATTAATTCCTAAACCATTAGAATCAATTGAATCTAGTGAAcaatttttggaaaaattacCTCAATATGATAACGAATTGACTAAGTTAAAGGAAGAAGCTGCTGCGGAAAATAAAGTGCTAAGATTTATTGGGAAAGTTGATGTTCCAACCCAAACTGTTTCTGTTggtattgaaaaatacgATTATTCTCATCCTTTTGCTGCTTTAAAGGGATCTGACAACGTTATTTCTATAAAAACTAAAAGATACACAAACCCAGTCGTTGTTCAAGGTGCCGGTGCTGGTGCCGCTGTCACTGCTGCTGGTGTTTTGGCTGATACCATAAAGATTGCTCAACGAATTGCTATCTAA